The genomic DNA TTTCTCTCTACAAAGAATTAGCAGGAGAAGGAACTGATGTTTCCGGTGGAAGGATCAAAACAAAGGGCGAAATATTTCGGATCAGCGCTGTCGGGGAAGTAGAAAGAAACTATAATAGTAAAAAAAGTTCCGATGTTATGAAAGGACCTAAAATCGTCCGTAGGATCACCGGAATTTTCGACCTGACCAATAACCTGATGCTATATTATAGAGAAGATTAATGTTCTTATACGAAAAGTTTTTAACCGTAGATTACGGTACAAATTCCGTAAAGGGTGTTCTGTTCCAAAGAGTGGCAGGGAACCTGACTCTACTCAGAGCAGAGACCATGCCCATCTCCAGAATGGAAGAAAAGGAGTACGAAACAAATGTACTTCGTTTTATAAATACCTATTTTGCGGAAGAACATGCTATCGTACTATCTCTTTCTCTAGACAGACTTTTTGTAAGAGAGATCTCTATTCCATTAACCACCGAAAAAGCGGTTAGGGAAGTGATCCCGTTCGAAATTGAAAGTAGGGTTCCTTTCCCTATGGAAACTGTAGAAGTTCTAGGTTCTGTTTGGAGGATAGATCAGGAAAAATCGGACGTAATCACTTATACTTCTCATCATTCAGAGTTTGATACATTGGCTTCTCCTTTTCTGGAATCAAGCCTCGTATTTCGTGGGATCTTCGTGGATTCAGTATGTTTGGGCTCCGTTATTTCCAAACATTTACATAAAGAGATACAATTCGCAAATGTTGCTCAGTTAGATATCGGTGGCAAAAAATCCATCTTGAATGTTACCAAGGACGGAAAGATCGCTCATACACGTTTTCTTTCCGTAGGGGGAGATACTCTAACTGAAGAAATTTCTAAAACACTAAAAATCCCTAAGGATAAAGCGGAAGCTTTAAAGACCAGCATCCAATTCGAACCTTTCCATTCTCCGGAAGATGGCCTAAACTTATTCGCAAAAGAATATAAACTCAAAATAGCGGATATTAAAAAGGCATTTGTTATCTCTCAGGAATTTTTCACATCCTTAAGCGAAGAAGTTCGCAGAAGTTTCCTTTCATTAGAAGAAACTGAAAGACCGGAAGCAATTTATCTTTCTGGAGAAGGAAGTAAAGTCAGAGATCTGGAATCCTTTATAGGCGAGAACCTTGGGATCCAAGCCAGAAGATACGATTTCTTAAGTGCAGATCCTGATAGATTCGCTACCTGCTATGGGATGGCTTATCATCTGATCCAATCTAAAAAAGCCAAAATAGATTTTTTAGAAACTCCTTATGTAAAAAGGCTTAATAAAAACTTATTCGATATAAGCATATTTAAACCTCATATTATTTTAAGTTCAGTATCTTTCGTACTTTTGATCGGAGTATTTTTCTTAGGGATTATTTCTGATAAAAGAAAGCTTGCAGCCGCCAATAAAATCTTGGCTGAAAAAGTGAAATCCAGCACAGGCTCCAGTGTTCCTTCTAACAGAGATCCTATAGAATTTGCGAAAAGCCTAAGAGATGGTGCAGAAAGAAAAACGGAACTTTATAGAAAGTATCTTTCCAAGCCTAGTGTATTGGATGTTCTACATGAGATTTCCTTAAAATTCCCTGATCCTGGAATGCAGCCATTCTTATTCCAAAGTATTACGTATGATAATGGTTCTGTTTCTATCCAAGGTGCGGTAAACGAGATCTCTGAAATCGGAAAAGTACAGGATTCATTAGCTCGTTCTCCAATGTTCAAAAACGTAAAATTAGATAGTAACCGTCCGAATTTCGGACTTAAAACATTTAAAGTATCCTTTGTGATTAAAATGGAGGTGACCTCTAAAATCGAAGAAAACGATTAAGAGGGATCGTCTATGTGGCAAAAATTACAACCTAGGGAAAAACTTCTATTAGTGATTGCTGCGGGACTTATTTTGGTCCTGCTTATATTCTTAGTGGTCCGTAAAATTTATAGGCTCCGAACGGATCTTTCTGAAACGGTAAACAATACTCCAGGATTAGTCGCGCAGTTAGATAAAACAATCTCCGATTATTTATTTTTCAGATCTCTGGAAAATGTGAATACTGGGGAAAATGATCAAAGTGCATTTGCGGCAAAATTAGAAAGGATCTTTTCGGATAACGGAGTAAAGGATAGGATTTCCACAATGAGACCTATTCCTGCGAAACTAATCGACAAAAACAAATACCAGGTAATTGTTTTCGAAGTGAATTTAAGAGGTGTACCTCTTGAAAACGTTATGTCCGTATTATATGATATAGATAAGGGTAATAAGGTAAACGCAAGAGTGGAATATTTCCAAACCAATAAACCTTACCAAGACAAAAATACCTACGACGTGAACATGAAAATTGCGGCCTATAGTGTCGCTTCCGGAAAGTAAGATGGCTCGCGCAAAAAAGATAGAAATAGAAGAAGAGGAAGAATTAATCTCCAACGAGGAAGAAGAATTCCTCACGATGGAA from Leptospira selangorensis includes the following:
- the pilM gene encoding pilus assembly protein PilM, encoding MFLYEKFLTVDYGTNSVKGVLFQRVAGNLTLLRAETMPISRMEEKEYETNVLRFINTYFAEEHAIVLSLSLDRLFVREISIPLTTEKAVREVIPFEIESRVPFPMETVEVLGSVWRIDQEKSDVITYTSHHSEFDTLASPFLESSLVFRGIFVDSVCLGSVISKHLHKEIQFANVAQLDIGGKKSILNVTKDGKIAHTRFLSVGGDTLTEEISKTLKIPKDKAEALKTSIQFEPFHSPEDGLNLFAKEYKLKIADIKKAFVISQEFFTSLSEEVRRSFLSLEETERPEAIYLSGEGSKVRDLESFIGENLGIQARRYDFLSADPDRFATCYGMAYHLIQSKKAKIDFLETPYVKRLNKNLFDISIFKPHIILSSVSFVLLIGVFFLGIISDKRKLAAANKILAEKVKSSTGSSVPSNRDPIEFAKSLRDGAERKTELYRKYLSKPSVLDVLHEISLKFPDPGMQPFLFQSITYDNGSVSIQGAVNEISEIGKVQDSLARSPMFKNVKLDSNRPNFGLKTFKVSFVIKMEVTSKIEEND